AGAGCGATCGCACAGGGAATTACCAAAGTTGTGTTCGACCGTGGTGGAAACCTCTATCATGGAAGAGTCCAAGCTCTCGCTGAAGCTGCCCGCGAAGCAGGTCTAGATTTCTAACGCATCGAATCATCCAGCAGTGAATCAGTAGATAGAAACAAATATGGCTAAGAATAGAGAATCAAGACCAGGTGCTGGTCGCGACAGTGGCAGCGGCGACAGTGGCGATAGCAACCGCGATGAAAAACGCAAAGGCAAGCGCGATAGTAAAAAAAGCGATCGCGCTCGTACTGAAAAAGAATCTGAATGGCAAGAACGTGTTGTCCAAATCCGCCGCGTAACTAAGGTTGTCAAGGGTGGTAAAAAACTCAGCTTCCGTGCGATCGTCGTTGTCGGTAATGAGAAAGGACAGGTCGGAGTTGGCGTTGGTAAAGCTGCCGATGTTATTAACGCTGTCAAGAAAGGTGTCGCCGATGCTAGAAAACATGCGATCGACGTGCCTTTGACAAAGAGTAATTCCATCCCACATCCTACCAACGGGATC
The Pseudanabaena sp. BC1403 genome window above contains:
- the rpsE gene encoding 30S ribosomal protein S5, producing MAKNRESRPGAGRDSGSGDSGDSNRDEKRKGKRDSKKSDRARTEKESEWQERVVQIRRVTKVVKGGKKLSFRAIVVVGNEKGQVGVGVGKAADVINAVKKGVADARKHAIDVPLTKSNSIPHPTNGIGGGAKVMIRPASPGTGVIAGGAVRTVLELAGVKNILAKQLGSSSPLNNARAAINALATLRTFGEVARARGITLEQLFN